Proteins encoded in a region of the Amyelois transitella isolate CPQ chromosome 9, ilAmyTran1.1, whole genome shotgun sequence genome:
- the LOC106130343 gene encoding 2-acylglycerol O-acyltransferase 2-A codes for MDLFRSVSDKLGIKWAPLDVPLERRLQTLAIFCWFHFMTSCGVMFSIYFFIKLLYSSYWYLAIAYSVWMLFDINTAQKGGRPCDWVRNWTWWKYQCDYFPTKMIKTAELDPSKNYLLGCIPHGVICMGLFPVLASNALEFTKHYPGIKRGFATLPLYFYVPFFREIALSIGGTIASDDSIVYSLDPKRYKGNAVAVVIGGAREAALTHPGQYNTILKQRKGFVRCAIKTGASLVPTITFGEVDLYEPVRKPEGTFARKCQDMVYKVIGINPLFPRARGMLQYSYGSVPYRKPLFVVIGAPIDVKRNLDPTPEEVDAVHALFIEKMIELFEREKVNYVENHENVNLNLV; via the exons ATGGATTTATTCcg GTCAGTTTCAGATAAACTTGGCATAAAATGGGCTCCATTGGATGTACCTTTGGAACGACGGCTTCAAACCCTAGCCATCTTCTGTTGGTTCCACTTCATGACGTCATGCGGGGTCATGTTTAGCATCTACTTCTTCATCAAACTCCTCTATTCCAGCTACTGGTACTTGGCTATCGCATATTCCGTCTGGATGTTGTTCGACATCAATACGGCTCAAAAAGGGGGGCGACC atgTGACTGGGTCCGAAATTGGACGTGGTGGAAATATCAATGCGACTATTTTCCGACCAAGATGATCAAGACAGCTGAATTGGACCCTTCGAAGAACTACTTGCTAGGCTGCATTCCTCACGGCGTCATTTGTATGGGTCTCTTCCCTGTTCTCGCTTCGAACGCCCTTGAGTTTACCAAACACTACCCTGGAATCAAAAGAGGATTTGCCACTCTTCCTTTGTACTTCTACGTGCCTTTCTTCAGAGAGATAGCCTTGTCTATTGGCGGCACGATAGCGTCTGATGATAGCATAGTTTACTCATTGGATCCTAAGAGGTATAAAGGAAATGCGGTTGCTGTTGTCATAGGCGGGGCCAGAGAAGCAGCGTTAACGCACCCAGGGCAGTATAACACGATATTGAAACAAAGAAAAGGATTTGTACGCTGTGCTATCAAAACTGG AGCCTCCCTCGTTCCCACCATTACTTTCGGCGAGGTGGACCTTTACGAGCCGGTGAGGAAACCAGAAGGAACCTTCGCGAGGAAGTGTCAGGACATGGTCTACAAGGTCATCGGCATCAACCCATTGTTCCCGAGAGCTAGAGGGATGCTGCAATATAGTTACGGATCAGTTCCTTACAGGAAGCCACTTTTCGTCGTTA TTGGTGCCCCAATAGATGTGAAAAGGAACTTGGACCCAACTCCTGAAGAAGTGGACGCAGTGCACGCCCTATTCATAGAAAAGATGATTGAACTGTTTGAGAGAGAGAAAGTTAACTACGTAGAAAATCATGAGAATGTTAATCTGAATTTAGTGTAA
- the LOC106130345 gene encoding uncharacterized protein LOC106130345 isoform X2, with product MKQLLFFKLMTMTDCVTSTEDLCVEVKTTQENILLGIIKELCCENGKLSDNLRGKVNRIIADCDLTHYSSLHKLSTADESTAMLLGFMHQTSSELSFEEQAELNQAIIHKIQVKIPAFTSELERLKQSSVSNKKSHKDQIKELQEDLDDKLGTLQDQETQKVDLMMEWLTHRLQEVNKFSDNSTELLNLKTKILDMKSKILHLQILQNIFTETNQSIKAYSEIHKDIKETIKETEQRIKHYQEIIASDV from the exons CTTATGACCATGACGGATTGTGTTACCAGCACCGAGGATTTGTGCGTTGAAGTGAAAACTACTCAAGAAAACATTCTTTTGGGAATTATTAAGGAACTGTGTTGTGAAAACGGCAAGCTTTCAGATAATTTAAGGGGAAAAGTGAACCGAATCATAGCTGACTGTGACCTCACACACTATTCCAGTTTGCACAAGCTGAGTACGGCCGACGAAAGTACAGCAATGTTACTTG GTTTCATGCATCAAACCTCATCCGAGCTTTCTTTTGAAGAGCAGGCAGAATTGAACCAAGCTATCATCCACAAAATACAAGTCAAAATACCAGCTTTCACCTCAGAACTGGAACGTCTCAAACAGTCTTCTGTATCCAATAAGAAATCACATAAAGATCAAATCAAAGAATTGCAAGAAGACTTGGATGACAAATTGGGGACTTTGCAAGACCAAGAGACACAGAAGGTAGACCTGATGATGGAATGGCTGACACACAGGCTTCAGGAAGTGAATAAGTTCAGTGACAACTCAACAGAActgctaaatttaaaaaccaaGATTTTGGACATGAAGTCAAA aatccTTCATCTCCAAATTCTACAAAACATCTTTACGGAGACCAACCAGTCTATTAAAGCTTACAGCGAAATCCATAAGGACATCAAAGAAACAATCAAGGAAACGGAACAAAGAATCAAACATTACCAAGAAATCATTGCTAGCGATGTGTAG
- the LOC106130371 gene encoding 2-acylglycerol O-acyltransferase 1: MEEISKILETTVSIFKKISDVLGVQWAPTDIPMSRRLQTLAATGWICLVLFGEAFCIYLLIALVYSSYWWLGVLYAIWMMNDIDISNKGGRRIEWVRNWAWWRYYRDYFPIKLVKTADLDPSRNYLFAVFPHGVISCGAVGAFATNALGFDKLFPGMKSSLITLRGHFLVPFFRDLVLALGGIASSQESIMYNLDTRNRKGHCAVLIVGGAAEALDSHPGEYKVILNRRKGFVRVAMKSGVPLVPVVSFGETDVFRPFNNPEDGYLRTIQEKIRLWTGISPMFPIGRGMFQYTFGVVPLRAPVTTVVGAPMEVQRNLDPTDEEIESVHAEFKKRLIDLFETEKSKYLPNHEKVHLTIT, from the exons ATGGAGGAGATATCAAAAATCTTGGAAACAACCgtttctatttttaa AAAAATATCAGACGTCCTCGGAGTGCAATGGGCGCCAACGGACATCCCCATGAGTCGTCGTCTCCAAACCCTGGCTGCGACGGGCTGGATATGTCTGGTACTGTTTGGAGAAGCCTTCTGCATATACCTCCTGATAGCCCTGGTCTATTCCAGCTACTGGTGGCTGGGGGTCCTCTACGCTATATGGATGATGAATGATATCGATATTTCGAACAAAGGTGGGAGAAG GATCGAGTGGGTAAGGAACTGGGCTTGGTGGCGATACTACCGCGACTACTTCCCCATCAAACTGGTCAAGACGGCCGATCTAGATCCTTCTAGAAACTACCTCTTCGCGGTCTTTCCCCATGGAGTCATAAGCTGTGGGGCTGTTGGGGCTTTCGCGACAAATGCCTTGGGTTTTGACAAACTCTTCCCAGGAATGAAAAGCAGTCTTATAACTCTGAGAGGTCATTTCTTAGTGCCGTTTTTTAGGGATCTGGTACTCGCTTTGGGAG GAATCGCGTCGTCTCAAGAAAGTATCATGTACAATCTTGATACTAGGAATCGTAAGGGGCACTGTGCTGTCTTGATCGTTGGAGGCGCGGCTGAAGCTTTAGATTCTCACCCTGGAGAATATAAAGTCATTCTGAACAGACGGAAAGGATTTGTACGAGTTGCTATGAAGTCTGG AGTTCCATTAGTGCCAGTGGTATCATTCGGCGAGACTGATGTCTTCCGTCCGTTCAACAACCCTGAGGACGGCTACCTGCGCACCATCCAGGAGAAGATCCGGCTCTGGACCGGGATCTCGCCTATGTTCCCTATCGGCCGAGGCATGTTCCAGTACACGTTTGGAGTGGTGCCTTTACGAGCTCCCGTCACTACTGTTG tTGGCGCCCCAATGGAAGTGCAGAGAAATCTAGACCCTACCGATGAAGAAATAGAGTCCGTCCACGCAGAATTCAAGAAGAGGCTAATAGACCTTTTTGAAACCGAGAAATCTAAGTACTTGCCAAACCATGAGAAAGTGCATTTGACAATAACAtag
- the LOC132902083 gene encoding protein starmaker-like — protein sequence MPAGEDRHRKATKANTKSKASADGDKKASGFPRTKHGVENHKDAESNERKNRITSKVKETSEGRTSANLRKIKSIKEDDDDDDDDDDEDDDDDDDDDDDDDDDDDDDDDDDDDDDDDDDDDDDDEDDDDDNDNIIKGEKYKTSKSKVKPKNIGQATWKSIGGLKIRYPGNKLGSNVVKSKNNKKDIDDDNDDEDDDDDDDDDDDDDDDDDDDDDDDDDDDDDDDDDDDDDDDDDDDDDDDDDNDKDDDDEDDNDASSKLKKISKNSASRATWKTVGGLKIRYPGNKLGKKSIKNRKDDDEEDDDQDDDENDDDDDEDDDDDDDDNDNKDDDDDEGDKKEKNKRRKAGNRVGSKVRYKSDDDDDNDDDDEDDDDDDDDDDDDDIGFFGRIKQMFTGNT from the coding sequence ATGCCTGCAGGTGAAGATAGACACCGAAAAGCCACTAAAGCTAATACTAAATCCAAGGCCAGTGCAGATGGTGATAAAAAAGCCTCGGGGTTTCCAAGAACAAAACATGGAGTAGAAAATCATAAGGATGCCGAAAGCAATGAAAGGAAAAATAGGATAACATCAAAAGTAAAAGAAACGAGTGAAGGAAGAACTAGTGCAAATCTACGAAAGATAAAAAGCATAAAAGAAGATGATGATGACGACGATGACGATGACGATGAAGATGATGACGACGACGACGACGACGACgacgatgatgatgatgacgaCGATGATGATGACGATGATGACGACGATGACGATGATGACGATGACGATGACGATGATGATGAAGACGACGACGATGACAATGACAATATTATCAAAGGTGAGAAATATAAAACGTCTAAATCTAAAGTGAAACCCAAAAACATTGGCCAAGCTACTTGGAAATCAATTGgaggtttaaaaataagataccCGGGAAATAAATTAGGAAGCAATGttgtaaaatctaaaaataacaaaaaagacatTGACGATGACAATGACGATGAGGACGATGACGACGACGATGACGACGATGACGACGATGACGATGATGACGACGACGATGACGACGATGATGACGATGACGACGATGACGACGATGACGACGATGACGACGATGACGACGATGACGACGATGACGACGACGACGATGACAACGATAAAGACGATGACGACGAAGATGATAATGACGCgtcttcaaaattaaaaaagatatcGAAAAATTCTGCTAGTAGAGCTACTTGGAAAACAGTTGGAGGGTTGAAAATTAGGTATCCTGGTAATAAATTGggcaaaaaatcaataaaaaaccgTAAAGATGATGACGAGGAAGACGATGACCAGGACGATGACGAGAAtgacgatgatgatgatgaggacgatgatgatgatgatgacgatAATGACAAcaaagatgatgatgatgatgaaggcgacaaaaaagaaaaaaacaaaagaagaaaagCAGGAAACAGGGTGGGTAGTAAAGTTCGTTATAAATCAGATGATGACGACgacaatgatgatgatgacgaagacgatgatgatgatgacgatGATGACGACGATGATGATATAGGTTTTTTTGGTAGAATAAAGCAAATGTTCACAGGTAATACGTAG